From Streptomyces sp. NBC_00690, a single genomic window includes:
- a CDS encoding aminotransferase class V-fold PLP-dependent enzyme: MSVRPSTSARPNTTATSAADTDPACAAPLPVLGRDVTVPLVTGGEVTYAALDYAASAPALQRVWDDVAAYAPYYGSVHRGAGYLSQLSTDLFENSRRTVAEFLDCRSTDQVVFTRSTTDSLNLLAACLPADCQVFVFETEHHASLLPWQGAQVTYLNAPRTPDEAVATLERALADRDPYGPALVCVTGASNVTGELWPVRELTAAAHAHGARIVLDAAQLAPHHRVSVSELDVDWVAFSGHKLYAPFGSGVLAGRADWLQDAEPYLAGGGASRQVARRSDGGVDVEWHTTPARHEAGSPNVIGVYAIASACKALSEEGFDRLVAREQRLVATVRAGLAEVPEVKVLSLFGDEAPRVGVISFVVRGWNSSHFAAALSAEYGIGVRDGLFCAHPLVRTLLGSTPQEPGECGAPDETPGSLNAIRVSFGAGTPDEHVERFVGAVKELVRDGARWNYRTEDGRCVPDRTTAPSA; this comes from the coding sequence ATGTCCGTACGCCCGAGCACCTCCGCACGCCCGAACACCACCGCCACCTCCGCTGCGGACACCGATCCCGCCTGTGCCGCCCCGCTCCCCGTGCTCGGCCGTGATGTGACCGTCCCCCTCGTCACCGGGGGTGAAGTCACCTACGCCGCGCTTGACTACGCCGCCAGCGCACCCGCCCTCCAGCGCGTCTGGGACGATGTCGCCGCCTATGCGCCGTACTACGGCAGCGTCCACCGCGGTGCCGGTTACCTCTCCCAACTCTCCACCGACCTGTTCGAGAACAGCCGTCGCACGGTGGCGGAGTTCCTCGACTGCCGCAGCACCGACCAGGTCGTGTTCACCCGCTCCACCACGGACTCGCTCAACCTCCTCGCCGCCTGCCTGCCCGCCGACTGCCAGGTCTTCGTCTTCGAGACCGAGCACCACGCCTCCCTGCTTCCGTGGCAGGGCGCCCAGGTCACCTACCTCAACGCGCCCCGCACCCCCGACGAGGCCGTCGCCACCCTGGAGCGGGCACTCGCCGACCGCGATCCGTACGGCCCCGCGCTGGTCTGCGTCACCGGAGCGTCCAATGTGACCGGTGAGCTCTGGCCGGTACGCGAACTGACCGCAGCCGCCCACGCCCACGGCGCCCGGATCGTCCTCGACGCCGCCCAACTCGCACCCCACCACCGCGTCTCCGTGAGCGAACTGGACGTCGACTGGGTCGCCTTCTCCGGCCACAAGCTCTACGCGCCCTTCGGTTCGGGCGTCCTCGCAGGTCGCGCCGACTGGCTCCAGGACGCCGAGCCCTACCTCGCGGGCGGCGGCGCCTCCCGTCAGGTCGCCCGCCGCTCCGACGGAGGCGTGGACGTCGAATGGCACACCACGCCCGCCCGCCACGAAGCCGGCTCGCCGAACGTGATCGGTGTCTACGCCATCGCCTCCGCCTGCAAGGCCCTGAGCGAAGAGGGCTTCGACCGGCTGGTCGCCCGTGAGCAGCGCCTCGTCGCCACGGTCCGCGCGGGTCTCGCCGAGGTGCCCGAGGTCAAGGTGCTCTCCCTGTTCGGGGACGAGGCTCCGCGGGTCGGCGTGATCTCCTTCGTCGTCCGGGGCTGGAACAGCTCCCACTTCGCCGCCGCGCTCTCCGCCGAGTACGGCATCGGAGTGCGCGACGGGCTCTTCTGCGCTCATCCGCTGGTCCGCACCCTGTTGGGCAGCACCCCGCAGGAGCCGGGTGAGTGCGGAGCACCGGACGAGACCCCCGGCTCGCTGAACGCGATCCGGGTCAGCTTCGGCGCCGGCACCCCTGACGAGCACGTGGAGCGCTTCGTCGGTGCCGTCAAGGAACTCGTTCGTGACGGCGCCCGCTGGAACTACCGGACCGAGGACGGTCGGTGCGTCCCCGACAGGACCACGGCCCCCTCCGCCTGA
- the trpD gene encoding anthranilate phosphoribosyltransferase, whose amino-acid sequence MNVVTPVGGDSVADLSWPVVLNALLDNRDLSARATAWAMDRILSGEATNVQIAGLAVALRAKGETVEEISGLVRTMYEHAHLIEVPGPCVDIVGTGGDGAKTVNISTMSAIVVAGAGVKVVKHGNRAASSASGASDVLEKLGVNLELTPQRVAEVAEEAGITFCFAVKFHPALRHVGVARKELGIRTVFNFLGPLTNPARVMAQATGVADARMAPIMAGVLAERGSSALVFRGDDGLDELTTTATSHVWVVRDGTVREERFDPRDIGIDLVPVEALRGADASYNADVARRLLGGEKGPIRDAVLLNSAAALVAQSPSDGTLNEQLTAGLARAAEAIDSGAALAALERWVAASNA is encoded by the coding sequence ATGAACGTTGTGACCCCGGTTGGCGGCGACAGCGTGGCGGACCTCTCCTGGCCCGTCGTGCTGAACGCCCTCCTCGACAACCGTGACCTCAGTGCCCGTGCAACCGCCTGGGCCATGGACCGCATCCTCAGCGGCGAGGCCACCAATGTGCAGATCGCCGGCCTCGCGGTCGCCCTGCGGGCCAAGGGCGAGACCGTCGAGGAGATCTCCGGTCTCGTGCGGACCATGTACGAGCACGCCCATCTCATCGAAGTGCCCGGTCCGTGCGTCGACATCGTCGGCACCGGGGGCGACGGCGCCAAGACGGTGAACATCTCCACCATGTCCGCGATCGTGGTCGCGGGCGCCGGTGTGAAGGTCGTCAAGCACGGTAATCGCGCCGCTTCGAGCGCCTCCGGAGCCTCGGACGTGCTGGAGAAGCTCGGCGTGAACCTGGAGCTGACCCCGCAGCGGGTCGCCGAGGTGGCCGAGGAAGCGGGCATCACGTTCTGCTTCGCGGTGAAGTTCCATCCGGCGCTGCGCCACGTGGGCGTGGCCCGCAAGGAACTCGGCATCCGTACCGTCTTCAACTTCCTGGGGCCGTTGACCAACCCCGCCCGGGTGATGGCCCAGGCGACGGGGGTCGCGGATGCCCGGATGGCCCCGATCATGGCGGGCGTGCTCGCGGAGCGCGGTTCCTCGGCGCTGGTGTTCCGGGGCGACGACGGTCTCGACGAACTGACGACGACCGCCACCTCGCACGTCTGGGTGGTCCGGGACGGGACGGTCCGCGAGGAGCGGTTCGACCCGCGGGACATCGGTATCGACCTGGTGCCGGTGGAGGCCCTGCGCGGTGCGGACGCCTCGTACAACGCCGATGTGGCGCGCCGGTTGCTGGGCGGTGAGAAGGGTCCGATCCGGGACGCGGTCCTGTTGAACTCGGCGGCGGCGCTGGTGGCCCAATCACCGTCGGACGGCACGCTCAACGAGCAGTTGACGGCCGGCCTCGCCCGGGCGGCCGAGGCCATCGACTCCGGGGCCGCCCTCGCCGCGTTGGAGCGCTGGGTGGCCGCCAGCAACGCCTGA
- the qcrB gene encoding cytochrome bc1 complex cytochrome b subunit produces the protein MSTTTESKGADNQRKAPAGERVADWADGRLGIYSLAKANMRKIFPDHWSFMLGEICLYSFVIIILTGVYLTLFFHPSMNEVVYHGSYVPMQGVRMSEAYASTLDISFDVRGGLLIRQIHHWAALIFIAAMMVHMMRVFFTGAYRKPREINWLFGFLLLVLGMFTGFTGYSLPDDLLSGTGVRFTQGAILSVPVVGTYISMFLFGGEFPGHDFVARFYSIHILLLPGIMLGLLVGHLILVVYHKHTQYAGPGRTEKNVVGMPLLPVYMAKAGGFFFLVFGVIAAISAIATLNPIWALGPYRTDQVSTGAQPDWYMGFAEGLVRVMPGWEINAWGHTLALGVMVPLMVFPLVLGAIALYPFIESWVTGDKREHHILDRPRNTPTRTGFGVAWLTAYFIMLIGGGNDIVATHFNLSINAITWFVRIFFFVGPVLAFIATKRICLGLQRRDRDKVLHGRETGIIKRLPHGEFIEVHEPLSQGQLYTLTSHEQYQPLDAGPTVDENGVERKVGPTQRIKVSLSKGFYGEGNQIPKPTTEEYKEITSGHGHH, from the coding sequence ATGAGCACTACGACAGAGTCCAAGGGCGCTGACAACCAGCGCAAGGCCCCGGCCGGCGAGCGCGTCGCCGACTGGGCGGACGGCCGGCTCGGGATCTACTCCCTGGCCAAGGCCAACATGCGCAAGATCTTCCCGGACCACTGGTCCTTCATGCTCGGTGAGATCTGCCTCTACAGCTTCGTCATCATCATCCTCACGGGTGTGTATCTGACGCTGTTCTTCCACCCGTCGATGAACGAGGTGGTCTACCACGGCAGCTACGTGCCCATGCAGGGCGTGCGGATGTCGGAGGCGTACGCCTCCACGCTGGACATCAGCTTCGACGTCCGTGGCGGTCTGCTGATCCGGCAGATCCACCACTGGGCCGCGCTGATCTTCATCGCCGCGATGATGGTCCACATGATGCGCGTCTTCTTCACGGGCGCGTACCGCAAGCCGCGCGAGATCAACTGGCTGTTCGGCTTCCTGCTGCTCGTCCTCGGCATGTTCACCGGTTTCACCGGTTACTCGCTCCCGGACGACCTGCTCTCCGGCACCGGTGTCCGCTTCACCCAGGGCGCGATCCTGTCCGTACCGGTCGTCGGTACGTACATCTCGATGTTCCTATTCGGCGGGGAGTTCCCAGGCCACGACTTCGTGGCCCGGTTCTACTCGATCCACATCCTGCTACTGCCGGGCATCATGCTCGGACTGCTCGTGGGCCACTTGATCCTGGTCGTCTACCACAAGCACACCCAGTACGCGGGCCCCGGCCGGACCGAGAAGAACGTCGTCGGCATGCCGCTGCTGCCCGTCTACATGGCGAAGGCCGGAGGCTTCTTCTTCCTGGTCTTCGGTGTGATCGCGGCCATCTCAGCGATTGCGACGCTCAACCCGATCTGGGCACTCGGCCCGTACCGCACCGATCAGGTCTCCACCGGAGCCCAACCGGACTGGTACATGGGCTTCGCCGAGGGACTGGTCCGAGTGATGCCCGGCTGGGAGATCAACGCCTGGGGTCACACGCTGGCACTCGGTGTGATGGTCCCGCTGATGGTCTTCCCGCTGGTGCTGGGGGCGATCGCGCTCTATCCGTTCATCGAGTCGTGGGTCACCGGCGACAAGCGCGAGCACCACATCCTGGACCGCCCGCGCAACACCCCGACCCGTACCGGCTTCGGTGTGGCGTGGCTGACCGCGTACTTCATCATGCTCATCGGTGGCGGCAACGACATCGTGGCCACGCACTTCAACCTGTCGATCAACGCGATCACCTGGTTCGTCCGGATCTTCTTCTTCGTCGGACCGGTCCTCGCCTTCATCGCCACGAAGCGCATCTGCCTCGGTCTCCAACGTCGCGACCGCGACAAGGTGCTGCACGGTCGCGAGACCGGCATCATCAAGCGGCTGCCGCACGGTGAGTTCATCGAGGTGCACGAGCCGCTCAGCCAGGGCCAGCTGTACACGCTCACCTCGCACGAGCAGTACCAGCCGCTGGACGCCGGCCCCACGGTCGACGAGAACGGTGTCGAGCGCAAGGTCGGCCCGACCCAGCGGATCAAGGTCAGCCTCAGCAAGGGCTTCTACGGCGAGGGGAACCAGATCCCGAAGCCGACCACAGAGGAGTACAAGGAGATCACGAGCGGCCACGGCCACCACTGA
- the qcrA gene encoding cytochrome bc1 complex Rieske iron-sulfur subunit, whose amino-acid sequence MSSQDIPEENLPQEQGAAHGAAGHGNTAVAQRADDNPFADPGLPAHKPRIQDIDERAAKRSERAVALMFTLSMLSTIAFIACFVIFPVDQLVYIWPFGRVSALNFSLGLTLGGALFFIGAGAVHWARTLMSDQEVADERHPIAASPEVKAQVMADWAAGNEESGFGRRKLIRNTMFGAMALVPLSGVVLLRDLGPLPEKKLRTTLWAKGKQLINMNTMEPLRPEDITVGSLVFAMPEGLEMDDHEFQKEIAKAALMIVRIRPDDIKDKRELEWSHEGIVAFSKICTHVGCPISLYEQQTHHVLCPCHQSTFDLSDGARVIFGPAGHALPQLRIGVNTEGNLEALGDFAEPVGPSFWERG is encoded by the coding sequence ATGAGTAGCCAAGACATTCCAGAAGAGAACCTGCCGCAAGAGCAGGGCGCTGCGCACGGCGCGGCGGGGCACGGGAACACCGCCGTAGCCCAGCGCGCGGACGACAATCCGTTCGCCGATCCGGGACTGCCGGCCCACAAGCCGCGCATACAGGACATCGACGAGAGGGCCGCCAAGCGGTCCGAGCGCGCGGTGGCTCTGATGTTCACGCTCTCGATGCTCTCGACCATCGCCTTCATCGCGTGCTTCGTGATCTTCCCCGTGGACCAGCTCGTCTACATCTGGCCCTTCGGCCGGGTGAGCGCGCTGAACTTCTCGCTCGGCCTCACGCTCGGTGGCGCGCTCTTCTTCATCGGCGCGGGCGCGGTCCACTGGGCCCGCACCCTGATGTCCGATCAGGAAGTCGCCGACGAGCGTCACCCGATCGCGGCGTCCCCCGAGGTCAAGGCCCAGGTCATGGCCGACTGGGCGGCGGGCAACGAGGAGTCCGGCTTCGGCCGGCGCAAGCTGATCCGCAACACGATGTTCGGTGCGATGGCGCTGGTGCCGCTCTCCGGAGTGGTCCTGCTGCGCGACCTCGGCCCGCTGCCGGAGAAGAAGCTCCGCACCACGCTCTGGGCCAAGGGCAAGCAGCTCATCAACATGAACACGATGGAGCCGCTGCGTCCCGAGGACATCACTGTCGGTTCGTTGGTCTTCGCCATGCCCGAGGGCCTGGAGATGGACGACCACGAATTCCAGAAGGAGATCGCCAAGGCGGCCCTGATGATCGTCCGGATCCGTCCCGACGACATCAAGGACAAGCGCGAGCTTGAGTGGTCGCACGAGGGCATCGTCGCCTTCTCGAAGATCTGTACGCACGTCGGCTGCCCGATCAGCCTCTACGAGCAGCAGACCCACCACGTGCTCTGCCCGTGCCACCAGTCCACCTTCGACCTCTCCGACGGAGCCCGTGTCATCTTCGGCCCCGCCGGTCACGCCCTCCCGCAGCTGCGGATCGGTGTGAACACCGAGGGCAATCTCGAAGCACTCGGCGACTTCGCGGAGCCGGTCGGACCTTCCTTCTGGGAGCGCGGATGA
- the qcrC gene encoding cytochrome bc1 complex diheme cytochrome c subunit, translating to MKKLSARRRHPLAAVVVLLLALAATGGLYAAFAPADKAQADQTSQSLAIEEGKKLYTVGCASCHGTGGQGTTDGPTLVGVGSAAVDFQVATGRMPAQQPGAQVPKKKNIYTQAQIDQLAAYVASFGAGPITPTEKQYSAKGADIANGGDLFRTNCAQCHNFTGKGGALTDGKYAPTLEGVSAKHIYEAMQTGPQNMPSFPDGVMPEKEKQDVIAYVEAMNDPNESSSPGGLSLGGLGPVSEGLFAWVFGLGALIAVAVWVAAHTAKAKKS from the coding sequence GTGAAAAAGCTCTCCGCACGACGACGCCATCCGTTGGCGGCGGTCGTCGTCCTACTCCTCGCGCTGGCGGCCACCGGGGGGCTGTACGCCGCGTTCGCACCTGCGGACAAGGCGCAGGCCGATCAAACCTCCCAGTCCCTCGCCATCGAGGAGGGCAAGAAGCTCTACACCGTTGGCTGCGCCAGCTGCCACGGAACCGGCGGTCAGGGCACCACTGACGGTCCGACCCTCGTCGGTGTCGGTTCCGCCGCCGTCGACTTCCAGGTCGCGACCGGCCGTATGCCGGCCCAGCAGCCCGGCGCACAGGTGCCGAAGAAGAAGAACATCTACACGCAGGCCCAGATCGACCAGCTGGCCGCGTACGTTGCTTCCTTCGGTGCCGGTCCGATCACACCCACCGAGAAGCAGTACAGCGCCAAGGGCGCTGACATCGCCAACGGTGGCGACCTGTTCCGCACCAACTGCGCCCAGTGCCACAACTTCACCGGCAAGGGCGGCGCGCTGACCGACGGCAAGTACGCCCCCACCTTGGAGGGGGTGAGCGCCAAGCACATCTACGAGGCCATGCAGACCGGCCCGCAGAACATGCCTTCCTTCCCCGACGGGGTGATGCCGGAGAAGGAGAAGCAGGACGTCATCGCTTACGTCGAGGCCATGAACGACCCCAACGAGTCGTCCAGCCCGGGCGGTCTCTCGCTGGGTGGGCTCGGGCCCGTCAGTGAGGGCCTGTTCGCCTGGGTCTTCGGACTGGGTGCGTTGATCGCAGTTGCCGTCTGGGTCGCGGCCCACACCGCTAAGGCCAAGAAGTCATGA
- the ctaE gene encoding aa3-type cytochrome oxidase subunit III: MSVVATATTVETGHAHPSVNRPNLTSVGTIIWLSSELMFFAALFAMYFTLRSVTGAEFWSEKADLLNFPFSATNTTILVLSSLTCQLGVFAAERGDVKKLRSWFVITFIMGAIFVGGQVYEYTELVQHGLSLSSDPYGSVFYLTTGFHGLHVTGGLIAFLLVLGRTYAARRFTHEQATAAIVVSYYWHFVDVVWIGLFATIYLIK, translated from the coding sequence ATGTCGGTCGTGGCGACAGCAACGACAGTAGAAACCGGGCACGCGCACCCGTCGGTCAATCGGCCGAACCTCACCAGCGTCGGAACCATCATCTGGTTGAGTTCCGAGCTGATGTTCTTCGCGGCCCTCTTCGCGATGTACTTCACCTTGCGCTCGGTAACGGGTGCCGAGTTCTGGTCCGAGAAGGCCGACCTTCTGAACTTCCCGTTCTCGGCGACGAACACCACGATCCTGGTGCTCTCTTCTCTCACTTGCCAGCTCGGCGTATTCGCCGCCGAGCGCGGAGACGTGAAGAAGCTGCGCAGCTGGTTCGTGATCACGTTCATCATGGGCGCGATCTTCGTCGGCGGTCAGGTGTACGAATACACCGAACTGGTCCAGCACGGGCTTTCGCTCTCGTCGGACCCGTACGGCTCGGTGTTCTACCTGACCACCGGCTTCCACGGACTGCATGTGACGGGCGGACTGATCGCCTTCCTGCTGGTCCTGGGCCGTACCTATGCGGCCAGGAGATTCACCCATGAGCAGGCAACCGCCGCCATCGTCGTGTCCTACTACTGGCACTTCGTCGATGTCGTCTGGATCGGCCTCTTCGCCACGATCTACTTGATCAAGTAA
- a CDS encoding L,D-transpeptidase, with the protein MNQTPRTRTTLRCTLLVVSLGAVAIACGFSDPSPLTGKPFDAAEQITFNTPADSRKANPDKPLEIDVKGDEGRITDVTVIDDSGHHLAGELSADGSRWRSTGALSAGVKYTARVATEDSEGAPGSRTLSFETSPAQRKLTVAFGPEAGTYGVGQPITAELSLPVKDKAARAVIERALKIDSKPAVDGAWHWVDDEKLHFRPKDYWPAGTSVTAASNLQGVKVARSLYGGTSKALKISIGDRIEAITDASSHHMTVKRNGEVINTIPVTTGKPGFSTRNGVKVVLGKEYFVRMRGTSVGIYGDEGYDLPVYYATRVTWSGEYVHAAPWSVGSHGYANVSHGCTGMSTGNAAWFYETVREGDIVQVVNSYGDDMDPFGNGFGDWNLSWADWRQGSALVAGTPDGSNPVDAARLRPQV; encoded by the coding sequence ATGAACCAGACGCCCCGCACCCGCACGACCCTCCGCTGCACCCTCCTGGTCGTCTCCCTGGGGGCGGTCGCGATCGCGTGTGGCTTCTCTGACCCGAGCCCGCTCACCGGAAAGCCCTTCGACGCGGCCGAGCAGATCACGTTCAACACACCCGCGGACAGCCGCAAGGCGAATCCCGACAAGCCCCTGGAGATCGACGTCAAGGGGGACGAGGGCCGGATCACGGACGTGACCGTCATCGATGACTCAGGCCATCACCTCGCCGGGGAACTGTCCGCCGACGGCAGCCGCTGGCGCTCCACGGGGGCGCTGTCGGCAGGGGTGAAGTACACCGCCCGCGTGGCCACGGAGGACTCCGAGGGTGCACCGGGCAGTCGTACGCTCTCCTTTGAGACATCACCCGCACAGCGCAAGCTGACGGTCGCCTTCGGACCCGAGGCGGGCACCTACGGCGTGGGCCAGCCCATCACCGCCGAGTTGAGCCTTCCGGTCAAGGACAAGGCGGCCCGGGCGGTCATCGAACGGGCGCTCAAGATTGACTCAAAACCGGCCGTCGACGGCGCCTGGCACTGGGTCGACGACGAAAAGCTCCACTTTCGGCCCAAGGATTACTGGCCAGCCGGGACCAGCGTCACCGCCGCCAGCAACCTCCAGGGCGTGAAGGTCGCAAGAAGCCTGTACGGCGGCACGTCCAAGGCCCTGAAGATCTCCATCGGAGACCGCATCGAGGCCATCACCGACGCCTCGTCGCACCACATGACGGTCAAGCGCAACGGAGAAGTGATCAACACCATTCCGGTGACCACGGGCAAGCCCGGATTCTCCACCCGCAACGGCGTCAAAGTGGTGCTCGGCAAGGAGTACTTCGTCCGGATGCGGGGCACGAGCGTCGGGATCTACGGCGACGAGGGGTACGACCTGCCCGTGTACTACGCCACACGGGTCACGTGGAGCGGCGAGTACGTGCACGCCGCGCCGTGGTCGGTCGGCTCGCACGGGTACGCCAACGTCAGCCACGGCTGCACCGGAATGTCGACGGGCAACGCGGCCTGGTTCTACGAGACCGTCCGCGAGGGCGACATCGTCCAGGTCGTCAACAGCTACGGCGACGACATGGACCCGTTCGGCAATGGATTCGGGGACTGGAACCTGTCCTGGGCCGATTGGCGGCAGGGCAGTGCACTGGTGGCAGGGACCCCGGACGGCAGCAATCCCGTCGACGCGGCCCGACTGCGGCCTCAGGTCTAG
- a CDS encoding cytochrome c oxidase subunit 4 produces MKIQGKMFLWLSVFILAVAILYGVWSKEPAGTTALFLAFGLSVMIGYYLAFTARRVDAMAQDDKEADIADESGEVGFFAPHSWQPLSLAIGGALAFLGVAVGWWLLYFSVPIILVGLFGWVFEYYRGESQNQ; encoded by the coding sequence GTGAAGATCCAGGGAAAGATGTTCCTCTGGCTGAGCGTCTTCATCCTCGCCGTGGCCATCCTCTACGGCGTGTGGTCGAAGGAGCCTGCCGGTACGACGGCGCTCTTCCTGGCGTTCGGTCTGAGCGTCATGATCGGCTACTACCTGGCGTTCACGGCCCGGCGTGTGGACGCCATGGCCCAGGACGACAAGGAAGCCGACATCGCGGATGAGTCCGGCGAGGTCGGGTTCTTCGCCCCGCACAGCTGGCAGCCGCTCTCGCTGGCCATCGGTGGAGCGCTCGCGTTCCTCGGTGTGGCGGTCGGTTGGTGGCTGCTCTACTTCTCGGTCCCGATCATCCTCGTCGGCCTCTTCGGCTGGGTGTTCGAGTACTACCGCGGTGAGAGCCAGAACCAGTAA
- the ctaD gene encoding aa3-type cytochrome oxidase subunit I has translation MSILNESQGAAAADDSYENELPVRRKQPGNVVVKWLTTTDHKTIGTLYLVTSFVFFCIGGLMALFMRAELARPGTQIMSNEQFNQAFTMHGTIMLLMFATPLFAGFANWIMPLQIGAPDVAFPRLNMFAYWLYLFGSIIAVAGFLTPQGAADFGWFAYSPLSDAVRSPGVGADMWIMGLAFSGFGTILGSVNFITTIICMRAPGMTMFRMPIFTWNVLLTGVLVLLAFPVLAAALFALEADRKFGAHIFDSANGGALLWQHLFWFFGHPEVYIIALPFFGIVSEIIPVFSRKPMFGYMGLVAATIAIAGLSVTVWAHHMYVTGGVLLPFFSFMTFLIAVPTGVKFFNWIGTMWKGSLSFETPMLWTIGFLITFTFGGLTGVILASPPMDFHVSDSYFVVAHFHYVVFGTVVFAMFAGFHFWWPKFTGKMLDERLGKITFWTLFIGFHGTFLVQHWLGTEGMPRRYADYLDADGFTALNTISTISSFVLGASVLPFIYNVWKTAKFGKKIEVDDPWGYGRSLEWATSCPPPRHNFLTLPRIRSESPAFDLHHPEIALVDQLENRGEVDQAITDGREAAK, from the coding sequence GTGAGCATCCTCAACGAATCCCAGGGTGCCGCCGCAGCTGATGACTCGTACGAGAACGAGCTGCCGGTGCGGCGCAAGCAGCCCGGCAACGTCGTGGTGAAGTGGCTGACGACCACCGACCACAAGACCATCGGTACGCTCTACCTGGTCACCTCGTTCGTGTTCTTCTGCATCGGCGGACTGATGGCGCTCTTCATGCGCGCCGAGCTGGCCCGTCCGGGCACGCAGATCATGTCCAACGAGCAGTTCAACCAGGCGTTCACGATGCACGGCACGATCATGCTGCTGATGTTCGCGACGCCGCTGTTCGCCGGATTCGCGAACTGGATCATGCCGCTTCAGATCGGGGCGCCCGATGTGGCCTTCCCGCGGCTGAACATGTTCGCCTACTGGCTCTACCTGTTCGGCTCCATCATCGCGGTGGCCGGCTTCCTCACCCCCCAGGGTGCGGCCGACTTCGGCTGGTTCGCCTACTCCCCGCTGTCGGACGCGGTCCGCTCGCCGGGTGTGGGCGCCGATATGTGGATCATGGGCCTGGCCTTCTCCGGCTTCGGCACGATCCTCGGTTCGGTCAACTTCATCACCACGATCATCTGCATGCGCGCTCCCGGCATGACCATGTTCCGGATGCCGATCTTCACCTGGAACGTGCTGCTGACCGGTGTGCTGGTCCTGCTCGCCTTCCCGGTCCTCGCCGCCGCGCTCTTCGCGCTGGAGGCGGATCGGAAGTTCGGCGCACACATCTTCGACTCGGCCAACGGCGGAGCGTTGCTGTGGCAACACCTCTTCTGGTTCTTCGGCCATCCAGAGGTGTACATCATCGCCCTACCGTTCTTCGGCATCGTCTCGGAGATCATCCCGGTCTTCAGTCGGAAGCCGATGTTCGGTTACATGGGCCTGGTCGCCGCGACGATCGCCATCGCCGGTCTGTCGGTGACGGTGTGGGCGCACCACATGTATGTCACGGGCGGTGTGCTCCTACCGTTCTTCTCCTTCATGACCTTCCTGATCGCGGTACCGACCGGTGTGAAGTTCTTCAACTGGATCGGCACCATGTGGAAGGGGTCGCTGTCCTTCGAGACACCGATGCTCTGGACGATCGGCTTCCTGATCACCTTCACCTTCGGTGGTCTGACCGGTGTCATCCTGGCGTCGCCCCCGATGGACTTCCACGTCTCCGACTCGTACTTCGTCGTCGCGCACTTCCACTACGTCGTCTTCGGCACCGTGGTCTTCGCGATGTTCGCCGGGTTCCACTTCTGGTGGCCGAAGTTCACGGGCAAGATGCTCGACGAGCGGCTTGGAAAGATCACTTTCTGGACCCTGTTCATCGGTTTCCACGGAACGTTCCTGGTGCAGCACTGGCTGGGTACGGAAGGTATGCCGCGGCGTTATGCGGACTATCTCGACGCCGACGGTTTCACCGCTCTGAACACCATCTCCACGATCAGTTCATTCGTGCTCGGCGCGTCGGTCCTTCCGTTCATCTACAACGTCTGGAAGACCGCCAAGTTCGGCAAGAAGATCGAGGTCGACGACCCGTGGGGCTACGGACGTTCGCTGGAATGGGCTACTTCCTGCCCGCCCCCGCGGCACAACTTCCTCACGCTTCCGCGCATCCGCTCCGAATCTCCGGCCTTCGATCTGCACCACCCGGAGATCGCGCTGGTCGACCAGCTCGAAAACCGTGGTGAAGTCGACCAGGCCATCACCGATGGAAGGGAGGCCGCCAAGTGA